acttcattcgtccgccattaggagtctcatttcttggcgacacaaattttaagaaatgtcaagaatgtgggtggaaaaaagttagtggaatatgtgctatatatattaattttaaaagaaatgtgagtagaatgagttagtggaatgtgagaccctattgccatttatggtaaaagtgaaccggaactcatattcgtggacggactaaaatgaaaaaaatgagacttttatttgcggacggagggagtattgtttaTTCTATGAATTTGCCAATATCTTTTTATCAAGCCTTTTAAGATGAATTTGGAAAGAGTTGATGTTTTTTCAACTTGGACCAACCCCTATATGAAAGCacatcaaatttaaatttcaaatatacTGTTGATGTCTGTTGTTGTCATTTTACTAGCCGAGGATACTCGATAATAAGAAGGTATATTATTCCATCCATCACATAATATATGTCACacttcctttttagtttgtccggTAAAATATGTCGCatttcctttttaaaaaaaagctctctctcaaattaatactccctccattcatagtaatagagtcattttgccattttggtacgttccatagtaatagagtcattttcctttttagtaaaagtcaacacatttttccacacatactttaatctctcttacttttttctcttttcatctctctacctttttcattttccactttattctccctttatttaactcacataacacaatttttcttaatctttttgtcgaaaagaaacgcctccattactatggaacaaagggagtataaatataatataattttctctctccacttaacacttAAAACAATATctcataaaatctcatgtcattaTCGAAGTGtgtcatttatttttaaatggaGGGAATACAATTTAGTAGTCAAGGAGTCAAGAACCCTAACCGAGCACAATCAAATTTACGTAAGGTCTGGAAATTGAATTTCCTTGAATTGTCATTTCAATCTTTAATGTACCTTTATTCCAATAAAATTTGATATGACATACTGCTAtattaagaagaagaaaagaaagaaatataaAGTTTGTCTTATTGTGTGTGGGTGGAAGCATGCCTTGTGAGTCGATCGAGGTTTCTTTAAATAATGCTTAGTTCTCAATCTACTATGTTAAAAAATACTTTTGCACATACTTGTTAATTACttgttaaaatttaatattatgagATAACGAAAACCGTGAAAAGTGAAACATATAAGACACATGCGCacgttttcttttttagaaATACTAATACAAAAACTTAGAAGCTCAACCACTAAATAAATTCAAATGCAAAAAAGGCATTTACGGTTGATCTGTCATACATATATAAGTTTAACGTAATTGAAAACATTAAGGTTGGGAATGTGATCTTTTGAGTAATTAGGGATTATTATGAGAAAATGTATGAAACATGGGAATATAACATGCCACGAAACAAACAAATGAGAAATCAATGGTCAATTTACCTAATAATAGAGTGAGCTTCAAAATTAGTCtcggaaaaaaaaacattttgcATCTTTTAGGTGAATGAAAAATGTTGTCGCATATATttggaaaatgaaaatatcaaaataggcccttatttttcaattttacctcgagcccaagaaagagtaaaaAGAACTTAATttgaaacagaaaataaaatatgccCGAAATATTTATCATTGTGTTTCTAAAAGATGAATCCTATATTAATGGTGGATTGAATTTCGTGGATGAATGTAGAGTCCAAAAGTTTAAATGGATAGAAAATCAAAGTATATTTTCATTGCCTTTTTCAAGGGCTCAAGAAtaactagaaaataaaaatcggtttagatttttttcattttgaaattttatttgatgATGTATCCATCAATTAGTCTACAATTTAGGAAATGGACTTCGTTTACATATGATAATCAATTGATTATATTTTCTCACAATATAATCACCAGATTATAAAATACAAACCTTGAAACAAAATATCTTATTCTCTAGAGCCGGAGAAAATAATTCTTGATACATAATCAACTCAAATGCATGCTttcgaatatatatatatatatatatatatatatatatatatatatatatactccagaAATAAGTACAGTAAATGAGTAAATACTAGGAAAATGTCAGAAATTCGATTTTATTGTGGGTGTGGATttttgttgttgaagaagacaaaaCGGGTCTACCTGTGTGGATGTTGGGACTCAGTCTCGACCAGCTGCGTGCTGACATATTGGACGAGCAATTCTTGCAGTTGCAGCAGCTCCAAGATGAATCTTCCCCCAACTTTGTCTCTGAGGTTGTCAACATCTATTTATTGTGCATGGTGGATAGAGAGCTGTGTGACTACAAGAAGATGGGAATCCACTTGAATCAGTTGATGGGAAGCAGCTCCAGCATCGGCGCCCAACGCCTCCGAAACGTCTGCCTCGCCTTTCGCGCCGCTCCCGACCACAACAATCGCCCCGGGTTCGTCTCATTCCAATGTCCCACATCCGCTTAACTTCTTTTATTAATTCAACacataaattaattgaaaacaGATGCTTAAGGGCTTTGGAGCTGTTGGAATATGAATACTGTTACCTCAAAAACAAGCTGCATGAACTGTTCCAGGTATATATTACTATCATTATGACAATGCCATGCAATTGTATCTATATGAGATTTACTCCTACTTCATTTGTGTTGATTAGATTGAGCAGCAGAGAATGCTGGCACCAACACCTTGACAATCCTCAAGGCTGAATGCCTAGCTAGCTCTTAAAAGGTTAATGGAAGATAGTGACACAATTTCACCTGCAATCAATGCATGCAACCCCACTTTTCTTTAATTGGTAGCAATTAATTCAGCAGCTGCTTCTCATTCCCACTTCCAACAAACTAGGCTTTCAGCTTTTTCTAGTACAACACCAACATATAGTAGTTGCTTATTTACTGCTTCTTTTGAAGACTGTAATCCACAACTCTAAACCAATATACCTACTGTCCCTTCCCTTTTACttagtgtgtgtgtgcgtgtgtgtgtgtgtgtgtgtgtgtgaaattcTGTTGTCAATCAAGGACTAAATGTTGGTTGCAGATTATCAAAAAAACACAGTTACTGTCCTGCTTAGGGGAATTGAAactcaaatttatattatttcacTCAGGAATTTCATGTTTGATTTCAATATTGACATGTGTATTGTCAACAAAGACAAATGTGCTTTTGTTTACATGATAGGTAAGGGAATGCCAAAAGATGTATATCTAAATCAAACATTTTTCACCACTCAAATACTTAAAACAATTATAGTACTTAAAATAAGTTGGGAtgaaattttacaaaaaattatatactaATGTGCTGAGAATACAATATGTTTTAGTTAAGGGTGATTAGGTAAAAATATGTGGtacattaatttataaaacCATGTTCTATAAGTATCATGATAGGAATAACGATCCTAACGAGAACTGAGAGCACACGTTGTAGCAAAAATAATGAAACAAAAGTAACCGAGAGCTTAAGATGAAAAAAaggtttttatttctttaattctCAATGACTCGATCTATGGAGATTATATAGTATTTATAGAGATCCCAACAAAACTTGACTCAATTTTAAAAGGAAAAGGAACgacaaaaataagaaaacaaataaaaaaaataagaaaacaaataaaaaagaaatcaaaacaAATCTATCTCTAATGGCTGACATAATCCCGATACTTAGAAGGTCGGGACGCGTTTCTCCTTGGTCGATCCATCTTGGTTCCTCTACTCTTCGGTGTACCTCTTTTACACACCTCCACCTCCTCGTCTACTTCCTCGTCTATCACGGATGTATCATGGGCATTGGTTGAGGTTGTATCAACTCCCCCTCCCATAGCAACggccttgtcctcaaggcggAGATGAGGAAAACGAGTCTTCAATAGCTCTTCCGGCTCCCACGAAGGCACATCATCCGCGTCAGAAGGTGAGGGGCGAGCATAGGTATCGAACAAACTTGGTGGTTCTTGGCCGTAGAGTGCTTTAAAGGGCGACATCCCTATGCTCGAGTTGACGCTGCAATTGAGAGCCAATTCTGCCCAAGGCAAAAGGGCAAACCAACGCTTCGGGCGATCATAGACAAAGGCGAGCAGATATTGTTCCAAGGCACGGTTCGTCACATCCTAATGCCCGTCCGTCTGTGGGTGATAAGCAGTAGTAAACTGTAACTTAGTCCCACTTAAGGACAACAATTCCTCCCAAAAGTCGCTCATGAAAATCGAGTCTCGATCCGAGAGGAGCTTCTTGGGAAATCCGTGTAGTTTGACCACCGTATCAACAAAGAGCCGCGCGACTGTTGGAGCGTCGAACCCTATCTTTAAAGCACCAAAATGCGGGTATTTAGAGAGTCGGTCGACCACAACCATAATCGCCGAGTAACCAAAAGAAGGGGGTAGCCCTATAATGAAATCCATGGATGCCGTCTCCCAAACCATATTTGGGATTGGCAACGGCTATATCAGTCCGTATGGCTTATCACGAACGTATTTCGTAGCTTGGTACGCGAAACATGCACTGACATAATCGCGAACATCACGGGCAAAGGTGGGGCGTTCCCCCGGATGGCCGGCCGTCGGCGCGTCATGACACTCCTCCAAGATTGCCCTACATACCGTCAATTCGTGACTTATCAATAAGCGTCGTTTGAAATACAGAAGACCATTAGTGGCAGAAACGTGTTTCGGTCCCTGGCCTGCAGCCACCAACGCATGCAGTTTCACCAACTCCGGGAGCGAAGAATTTTCCGCTCGGATAACCTCCAAAACTGCCGGCATAGGCCTTGCATACAATTCAAAAATGTTCGGCGCGTCTGGTCTGGAATCGTCCCCTTGACGAGATAACGCGTCCGCCACCTTGTTTGCTGCCCCGGCTTTGTACTCGATAGTAAACTTAAACCCCATAAGCTTTCTCACATAAAATTGTTGGTCAGGCATCTGTACTACTTGTGAAAGTAATTCTATAAGACTTCGCTGATCAGTCCTGATTATGAACTCGCGTCTCAGCAGATATTGACGCCATTTTTGTACCGCTTCGACTATTGCGTAGAGCTCTTTATGGTACGTCGAAGCAAGGCGGCAACGCGGGCCCAATTTTTTGCTAAAATATGCGATCAGATGATTATGCTGCATCAAAACTGCTCCTATTCCAAAATCCGATGAATCTGTTTCGACGATGAATGTGATAGAGAAATCCGGTAGACGCAGAACCGGAGTAGAGCTCATGGCCTCCTTTAAATCGGCGAAGCTCTTCGTCACGGCCTCAAACCACAGAAACAAGTCCTTTTTCAACAGCTCTGTCAAAGGGGCCGCTATGAGAGAATAATTCTTGacgaaatgacgataatactgAGTTAATCCTAGAAAACCGAGAAGCTATTTGGCAGTGGTAGGCGTGGGCCATGCAATCATGGCGTCGATCTTAGCCGGATCCGCATGCAGCTCTCTTGCGGCGATAATATGGCCTAAGTAATCAATGGAGGCCACCCCAAATGAGCATTTAGATTgcttaatataaaataaattggcCTGGAGTGTAGTGAGAACCTCCGTGATGTGCCTTATGTAATCGTCCATTGTACTGCTATAGACCAGGAAGTCGTCGAAGAAGACTATGACAAACTTTCAAAGGAACGGCTGAAAGATACTGTTCATGGCGGCCTGGAATGTTGAAGGGGCATTTGTGAGTCCAAATAGCATGACGAGGAACTCGAAATGGCCGTCGTGCGTGCAGAAAGTTGTCTTGTGGGTATCATCCACATGCATCCTGATCTGATGATACCCAGAACGGAGATCCAGTTTGGAGAAAATTTGGGCCGCGTGTAGCTTGTCAAAAAGCTCGTCAGTAGTGGGTATCAGAAAGTGATCGGGCGTCGTTGCAGCGTTTAGAGCGCGATAATCGACACAGAAATGAAAGGATCCATCTTTCTTGCTAACCAGTAAGACCGGTGATGAGAAGGGGTTCGTGCTAGGCTGTATTACCCCTTGTTGAAGCATGTCCTAGACTTGTTTTTCGATCTCCGTCTTTTGAAAATAAGGGTAACGGTAAGGTCTAACGTTTATAGGAGTGGTGGATTGTGCAAGATGGATTCTATTGTCCCAACGACGAGTGGGTGGCAGGCCCGAGGGGACAGTGAAAACGGACTCGAAGGCTGATAGTGTATCGGCCAACAAAGGATTTACAGGCAGCATTGGTGCTTTATCCGTCTCTGCAGCGCAATCAACATGGATGAGTTCAAACATTTGGGCCTCCAGCTCCTAAGCGATTAACGAAAATAAGTTGTTGTAAGAGACCTTGCGCGGTGGGCTGTCCTCCCCTTGCAAGCATACCGGCCCACTGTCAAGTTCAAACTTCATAAGCATGGTTCTATAATTCTTAGTGACATCGCCCAAGTTCTGAAGCCACTGCACACCCAAAACTACATTCGGTCCGTCAATCTATGACAGAAATAGATCGATACTGAAGGCGTGGCCTTATACGGCTATGGGGGTGCCCAAACTCACGTAATCACATCTCAGGGACGCGCCATTCCCCACAAACACTCGGAATGGGAAAATAACGTGGAGAGGTAAACATAATCTCTCAGCTACGGCTGGCCTTATGAAATTGTGGGTACTGTCTCCGTCAATTAGTACAGATAAAGGGGTATCATTGATGTGTCCGGTAGGGCGAATGGAGCGCGGCTTAATCTTGGGGCCTATGACAAAGATCCGAGAGACATCCCCCGTGATTGCCATATTTGTCCCATCCTCATCCGAATTTTTGTGTCTCGGGTTGCCTGTCTCCTCATCGTCACTGTCTGCCCCAACTAGAACATAGAACTTCTTTGCACAAACATGATCCGGCGTATATTTTTCTGGACAGTACCAGCATAGGCCGCGCGCCGTCCTCTCGGCCCTTTTCGAGGCTGATATGCGGACGACGGGGTAGTCACGAGGTGTCCCCTCACGTTGCTGTCGAGGCCGGGGTAGTGCATGTCTCGAAATCTCCTGAGATTTGGAACCGGTAGGTGTGGTTCCTATTGATGCTCGCTGATCTCGCCGTTACCACGGTGGACTACTGGAGGGCGTGATCGGAGGTGCTGACACCGCGCGGCAGGCTGCCAACTACTGGGCTAGCGCTATGGTATCGCAATGAAAAGGGAAGTCAAAGTATCGTCGCCCAAGTTGGACACCTTTCTGAGAATCGGTTCGAATTTTCAAGATAGGCGTCCAAGGACTCAGTCTGTCGCAGCGCAGCAAGACGACCGACCCACAGAGTCTTCGTATAAATCAGGATCAAATCGTCGTTTGATATATAACCACTCAGCAGCCTCATCATCCAACAAGAACTCGGTTAAGTAGAGTCTATCCGCCAGTGATGTAAAGTTGTGATTGTAATATTTTTGGACTTTTTTGATCCATAAATTGACCCCCTCACCACTGAATCGCGGGGGTTCGATCTTCATTTTTGGCCATGCGTCGGTGTCGAACCCGACTGGCTTGACGAGCACGGAACGCGGTAGTGACCACCCTCGTGGTTTTGATGTCGTCACCGTCACAGTCCCGTCCGGTGGTTTCTTGCCCAGATCCTCTACCGCGACCAATAATCGCCCCATATGGTCCTCCACGCTTTTATTTAGCGTTGATTGTTGCCGCTCAAATGATTCGTAGGCGAACCTGTTTGCTTGGATTTTCGTTTCATCGTTGGCTAGTCGGACCTAGATGTCATAAACCATCTGACCGACTTCGTTCAGGTTGAACTCGCCGGGTGTCTCACCCGACATCGAACCAGTTCCTTCCGGCATCACGACTGTACTCGGGGGAAGAGAGGCTCAATGATGCACCAGATGATAGGAATAATGATCCTAACGAGAACTGAGAGCACACGTTGTAGCAAAAATAATGAAACAAAAGTAACCGAGAGCTTAAAATGAGAAAAaggtttttatttctttaattctCAATGACTCGATCTATGAGGGTTCTATAGTATTTATAGAGATCCCAACAAAACTTGACTCAATTCTAAAAGGAAAAGGAACGACACAAATAAGGAAACAAATCAAAAAaataaggaaacaaataaaaaagaaatcaaaacaAATCTATCTCTAATGGCTGACGTAATCCCGATATTAGAAGGTCGGCACGCGTTTCTCCTTGGTCGATCCATCTTGGTTCCTCTACTCTTCGGTCTACCTCTTTTACGCACCTCCACCTCCTTGTCTACTTCCTCGTCTATCACGAATGTATCATGGGCATTGGTGGAGGTCGTATCATATCATCATTGAAATATACAGATATCagactaatatatatatatatatatatatatatatagggatgtattcatttccttttcctatatttcctcctttttccttcttaatatcaaccattagattagagaaatggacggtcaagatcaacattgggtaattaatcccgtgttgcattatttgtcctattttgtgcattatgagggtacaatagtaatctaataatggctggaaatcgctacgaataatgcaccacatggtcacgagtaatgcatataattgcctatataatgcacaatatgtgaactgcaatgcatacgaacaagatgtgctgtgttatgatgtttgacacacgtttcttgtttcccctaagggtttaataagcttaggggctagggtatagtacgtagacatgtatgtaatcttcacatggtaacgagtaatggatatatttgactatataatgcacactttgtgaactgcaatgcatacgaacaagatgtgctgtgttatgatgtttgacacacgtttcttgtttcccctaagggtttaataagcttaggggctagggtatagtacgtacgcattaataacaaattataaaacgatacgaataattcaccaaattgtcacgagtaatggatgttattaactatataatgcacaatatgtgaactgcaatgcatacgaataagatgtaccatgttatgatgttcgacacacgtttcttgtttcccctaaaggtttaataagcttaggggctagggtatagtacgtagacattactaaatgcacgtatgtaatcttcaatccgttgattaactcatatacacaatacctctaataatgcataatatactgagataatgacaattaacagctacataatgcactacctaaaccaaataatgcacatgcgtatattccaataacaacaatttgttagtaatgtctacgtactataccctagcccctaagcttattaaacccttaggggaaacaagaaacgtgtgtcaaacatcataacatggtacatcttattcgtatgcattgcagttcacatattgtgcattatatagttaataacatccattactcgtgataatttggtgaattattcgtatcgtattataatttgttattaatgcgtacgtactataccctagcccctaagcttattaaacccttaggggaaacaagaaacgtgtgtcaaacatcataacacagcacatcttgttcgtatgcattgcagttcacaaattgtgcattatatagtcaattatatccattactcgttaccatgtgaagattacatacgtgtctacgtactataccctagcccctaaccttattaaacccttaggggaaacaagaaacgtgtgtccaaacatcataacatggtacatcttattcgtatgcattgcagttcacatattgtgcattatatagtcaattatatgcattactcgtgaccatgtggtgcattattcgcagataccaaaatgtggcagttacttttcagtcaaatgtcaataataaccctgtaatgcatacaaccaccttctataatgcaacacggaaccagttttatagaatcaatctgatccgttgatgccttagatctaacgcgtaatattaagaatgaaatatatatatatatatatatatatatatatatatataggggagcgttattctccttttcacatcttagatcctttttcattcttaatattacgcgttagatctaaggcatcaacggatcagattgattctataaaactggttccgtgttgcattatagaaggtggttgtatgcattacagggttattattgacatttgactgaaaagtaactgccacattttggtatctgcgaataatgcaccacatggtcacgagtaatgcatataattgactatataatgcacaatatgtgaactgcaatgcatacgaacaagatgtgctgtgttatgatgtttgacacacgtttcttgtttcccctaagggtttaataagcttaggggctagggtatagtacgtacgcattaataacaaattataatacgatacgaataattcaccaaattgtcacgagtaatggatgttattaactatataatgcacaatatgtgaactgcaatgcatacgaatacgatgtaccatgttatgatgtttgacacacgtttcttgtttcccctaagggtttaataagcttaggggctagggtatagtacgtagacattactaacaaattgttgttattggaatatacgcatgtgcattatttggtttaggtagtgcattatgtagctgttaattgtcattatctcagtatattatgcattattagaggtattgtgtatatgggttaatcaacggattgaagattacatacgtgcatttagtaatgtctacgtactataccctagcccctaagcttattaaacccttaggggaaacaagaaacgtgtgtcaaacatcataacatggtacatcttattcgtatgcattgcagttcacatattgtgcattatatagttaataacatccattactcgtgacaatttggtgaattattcgtatcgttttataatttgttattaatgcgtacgtactataccctagcccctaagcttattaaacccttaggggaaacaagaaacgcgtgtcaaacatcataacacagcacatcttgttcgtatgcattgcagttcacaaattgtgcattatatagtcaaatatatccattactcgttaccatgtgaacattacatacatgtctacgtactataccctagcccctaagcttattaaacccttaggggaaacaagaaacgtgtgtcaaacatcataacacaacacatcttgttcg
This sequence is a window from Salvia splendens isolate huo1 chromosome 5, SspV2, whole genome shotgun sequence. Protein-coding genes within it:
- the LOC121804279 gene encoding pseudo histidine-containing phosphotransfer protein 6-like, with the translated sequence MLGLSLDQLRADILDEQFLQLQQLQDESSPNFVSEVVNIYLLCMVDRELCDYKKMGIHLNQLMGSSSSIGAQRLRNVCLAFRAAPDHNNRPGCLRALELLEYEYCYLKNKLHELFQIEQQRMLAPTP